The Bacteroidales bacterium region TTTTCCCAGATAGGTGCCGTCCGCATCTATAACAGCCGTGGTGTTGTGGTATAGTCCGGGGGCACGTTGTTCGAACAAAGAAGCAATGATCACCACATCCAGTTCGGCAGCCAGTTTCTGGAATGTTTCCGTCGTAGGACCGGGTACAGGTTCTGCCAGTTCGAAATTCCGGAGTTCCTCTGCATCGCAGAAATACAACGACCGGAATAATTCCTGTAAACAGATAACCTGTGCTCCTTTTTCTGCAGCAATCTTTATTTGTTTGACCGCTTCGGAAAGGTTTTGTGCCGGATTTTCATGAGATACAGATTGGATCAGTCCGATACGGACCTTTTGTTGGTTGGTGTTCTGCTTCATTTTCGGAATTTGATGTGGTATTTGCAAAAATATATTTTTTTCATGAATTACGGATAAAAGTAATGCGAAACAATTAATATCACATTTCTTGAACGTAATCAATTTGGCCAATGCGACTTAAGGAAATAATAAATAGCACTGAGTGCTTACCTTAGAGGTATTCAATATATCCTTTTTCTGCCAAAAGTGTCGAATGAAAAGCCTAAAGTAAGAAACCACATGTCTCCGGAATAAATTCTCCCGGCTTTTCTGAATGCATCGGGCAGGTATGATATTCTCAGGTTGATATGATTTTGATAGAAAGGGTAGGAGGGATGTTTTTTCCTGAATTTCCACTCCAGGTTTGCCCCGGCTATCGGAGACCACCCGTTTATTTTAACATCTTCCAGTTGCGGATATTCATCCCGGAGATCTTCATCGGGGGTGGAAGAATTAAAAGATCCCCCTACAAAAGGACTGATGCGGAAGTTTGCATTGTCAAGGAAAGCATATCCGAGTGAAAAATAAAAATGAGTGGTAGATGCCTTGTCTCCTTTGAACCAATCCGTATCCGGAATATCCCGGGATAATTTACCGAATCCGCCCATAATGGCCATGTCCAGTACCCATCTTTGGTAGCGGACGCAAATATTCATATCGATATTACCTTTAGGATTTAAATAATCGTTGTTATGAAACGTGTATCCGCCGCGAACCCCAAATCCCACTCCCCAATCGCCGGGAACGATTTTGAAAAAGATATGGGTTTTGATGAATTCGTTGTATTTTGAACCCGGATACCGGGCAATGAAAGCATCCGATGCATCATTTAGTTCCTGTTGTGGTATGTTTGGGAGTAAATGGTCGGCCAGCATCATTTTTAATAAAAGGATCAGGAAATCCTTGTCTTCTGCGCCGGATTCCGATTCGTTGATCCATTGGTTGAGGATGTCGTAATCCTGGACGGACCATTTGACCGCTATTTCTCCGACCCGGTGATTGGCCGGGACGTATTCGTGTTCCTTTTCTTTATCTATATTCAGTATAAACATTGTCAGGCGGTCATACTGTTTGGTCCAGTAATAAAGCAGGATACGTTCCCCAGGTAGAAATGACAGGTAGGTGTGGTCGTCGATATGGTCTTCAAGATAATTCATGACCAGTTTTACGGAATCAAAATCCATATTTTCAAATTGGTGGATCAGCAGCCGACGGCCTTTTTCGATATAGTCTTCCTTGGAATCGGGATAATTCAGTATCCTTTGTCCGATAGATATTTCCTGCCCGGAGATAGGAAGACAACAGAAAGTGATCAATACTATCAATAAATTAATTCCGTATTTCATGGTATGTAATGAGCTCAATCTATGTTATTTAAGAAGATAATAAATAGCATTGGGTGATTCACTGTAAATAAAAGCTGTTTGATCACTTTTTCTCAAATATCTTTTTCAGTTTTCCCATACTTTCGTAGCAGGTCATATCGATCTGTACGGGAACAATAGAAATGTAATTATTTTCCAATGCCCACTCATCCGTATCTTTAGCATCGAATTCCTCATTGAAAAAATCTCCGGTGAGCCAGAAATACTCGGAATTACCCGGATCGAAACGGCGGTCGAA contains the following coding sequences:
- a CDS encoding porin family protein, yielding MSSLHTMKYGINLLIVLITFCCLPISGQEISIGQRILNYPDSKEDYIEKGRRLLIHQFENMDFDSVKLVMNYLEDHIDDHTYLSFLPGERILLYYWTKQYDRLTMFILNIDKEKEHEYVPANHRVGEIAVKWSVQDYDILNQWINESESGAEDKDFLILLLKMMLADHLLPNIPQQELNDASDAFIARYPGSKYNEFIKTHIFFKIVPGDWGVGFGVRGGYTFHNNDYLNPKGNIDMNICVRYQRWVLDMAIMGGFGKLSRDIPDTDWFKGDKASTTHFYFSLGYAFLDNANFRISPFVGGSFNSSTPDEDLRDEYPQLEDVKINGWSPIAGANLEWKFRKKHPSYPFYQNHINLRISYLPDAFRKAGRIYSGDMWFLTLGFSFDTFGRKRIY
- a CDS encoding 5'/3'-nucleotidase SurE, with the translated sequence DADFSPYIGHIQNIIEQVRDNGLRRGTCLNVNIPKIPVSDIKGIRIVRQARGYWQEEFDRRFDPGNSEYFWLTGDFFNEEFDAKDTDEWALENNYISIVPVQIDMTCYESMGKLKKIFEKK